The region TGTGCCAAATGTCAAAATACCTACCAAATTCAAAGTACCTtactttgaaaagtataaagaTGATTCTTACCCGAGGAGTCACTTAACTATGTATGCTCGACAAATGTCCATTCAAACTGACAACCACCAATTGCTAATTCcctattttcaagacagtctgactggtgccgctctcAAATGGTATATGAACTTGGATGGCGCAAGACAGAGATCAACTCCAGTCTATGTTCCAAAGagacaaggaaactttcaaggaatATGCACAAAGATGGCGCGAGGTTGCCGCCCAGATTTTTCCTCCTCTCGAAGAAAGCGAAATGACTAAGATCTACTTGAAGACTCTAAGTCCTTTCTACTATTAACGAATGATAACGAGCGCACCAAGTGATTTCATCGAcatggtgaatatggggatgcgtctcaAAGAAGGTATCCGTGAGGGACGATTGGTTAAGGAAGGTGGTTCACCTAGCAACATCAAAACGTTCGGAGTTGGGTTCCctaagaagaaagagaaagacGTCAGTGTAGTGGTAGACAGAAGACCAAGGTAGATATACCAACAACAACATATTATAGTGGTAGCTTCAACCTACCAGCCACAGTTCTTACAACAATCTCAACCATAAGTtcaacaacgacaacaacaatCACATTTTACATAACAACAACCTCAATACA is a window of Lathyrus oleraceus cultivar Zhongwan6 chromosome 6, CAAS_Psat_ZW6_1.0, whole genome shotgun sequence DNA encoding:
- the LOC127094866 gene encoding uncharacterized protein LOC127094866; the encoded protein is MNPNFPWDIPPNYVLEGYHTKVLKASVMPVVMSVPPPVIHTTPYHKEPIFHATPSDNMGAYEKMDEFQYQFAEMQREIKALKGKDLFGKNAHNLCLVPNVKIPTKFKVPYFEKYKDDSYPRSHLTMYARQMSIQTDNHQLLIPYFQDSLTGAALKWYMNLDGARQRSTPVYVPKRQGNFQGICTKMARGCRPDFSSSRRKRND